The window GTGGCCATGTAACGCAGAATAAACCCTCTTGGCCATTTCAGGATATCCCGCAAGGAAGAACCCTTTAATCACCAAATTATATGTGACTTCATCAGGGTTAATCCCAATTTTGTTCATCAAAGCAGCCATCTTATGAGCATTCCAAGCTCTTCGCCTATTTACCAAGTACTGAATTCTAGCGTTGAAAgttgctagatttggcaaaCAACCCTTATGCACCATAAGATTCCACAAACCGTTACCAAGTTCCCACCTATTGTTCTTGTATGCTGCGGACAGTAGTGTAGTATATGTAACTATGTCTGGTATGATACAAGATTTCTCCATCTCTACCATGACTAAATAAGCCTTATCCAAAAAGGACATTTCACAGAACGCCTTAATAACAATGTTGAGAGAAATTATGTCCAGCTCTATACTAAACCTTTGTGGAACCTCACTAAGGAGGGCCTCAATAGCTATTAAATCACGGGCTTCTATCAAAACGTGCAATGTAGCATTGAAAGACTTGACAGACCTTCTACAACCAAACAAGTGCATGTCATAGAAAGTATTGAGCGCATGCTTAACCATTCCGGCCTTACCATACAGCATGATAATCCTCACAATGAACCCTTCACGGCGACCCTGTGGAAGGGCCTTCTGCTGCTCAAGCAATTGCTCGATGTAGTCAAACCGGCCAGCGCCTGCCAGCCTAGAAACCGTGTCTTCAAAAGCAAAACGGTTCTCAACAACGAGGCGGTTGTGAGCATTCGCCCTAAACAGGTGGAATAGCTTATCAGGGTCCCTTTCAGATTTAAGCTTCAGGAGAGCAGGTTCCTCTATTGTCTTTGCCTTATAAATATGGCTCGACACGGCTGAAGGACTACTACTGTTCGATGCAAtcgtggcggtggcggcgacagCGGCGGCATGGCAAAATCTGCGAACGGGACGCAGAGAAAGCATATTCTGGGATTCTCTTCACATGGAAACATACCCACCAAGCGAACTCAACAAACCAAGCACAAACTCCAGCCGCCGACAACGTTGGCTGCCCATAAATTAAACCCAAAAACACAAGAACCCGAATCCCCCCCACACACAAAGTCCAGCGCAATCACCCGCCAACATCAAAAATGCCTCCTTTCCAAGACTTCCCGTGAGCTCAATGCCGAATAACATATAACCCCGAGCAGCAGTATGcctttctcttatctcacaccaaaaagaattcaagaaatcaGCTGCTGCTGCAAGAACGTCCTCAATGTCAGACAAAAAGGGACAGAACAGAGCAACCATTCATCGTCCGAAACCGATTGAGAAACTGGGTTTTCTCGGGCTCGACATGAAGAACGGACGACGACCCAAGAGAAGCGAATCGGCGACGGGAAAAGGGTATCGGGAAATCACCGCGGAGCACGGCGGATCTGGGAGCGGCCCGAGCTCATTCCTGGTGGGCGCTCGGCGTCGCTCTGGATTTTTATTGAGGCTCTTCTTGATGGGGGAAGGGGTTTTGGGAGAAACGGAGGGGGTTTTGATGTGGGGATGCACGGTAAGCAACGGTGCACCTCCCTctgaatcttcttcctccgctGCGATTGGTCTACCCGGCTGGCTTCTTGGTGGGCTGCGTCGTGGCGTAACGGGGGCCCGGATAAttcattgacattttttttttaaaattcgatgtttattttcttttttcctaattttgaaaCATTAACAGGCATTCGaacttcaaatttctttttgacaaaagaaaCATTGATATCTTGAAATTTGTATGCCACACACCTAAAAATGCTATTTTCAACAAGATTATGGTCCGGAAATGATTCATTTGAGGCTTCGTTTgctttgggaaaaaaataaataatttgaagaatatttctttaaaaacgATCATTTATATCGCTTACTATAAtgaatggataaaaaaaattttcatcatccatgaaaatatttaagtataaattattatgaatgatgaaaatatttttctattaacaAACTGTTTCAagtaatcatttaaaaaaaaaaaacattctctAATCcattcattttctataaaacaaatataatgtaaatgaataaacaaaaatcaTCTTCCACTAGAGGAATGATAACGTAGGAAATATCAAGATGATCTTATTATGAAACTTTATAAGAATAATTACATgaataattcttgaattttgactcaatatgcaatgtgaacCCTAAACTTCAATTTGTTCAACATGGTCCTTTAACTCTAACTCAATGTGcaacttaaaatttgtttaatatggtaCCTGAAGTTTTATTAAATGTTTAAAATAGtcatttactcatattaaaatatttcattgtTATCTTGTCGTTAATGTAAGttcaataacaaattcaaatattttcgtGTAGTTCAAGAATTAGTTtgaatatacacaaaaaatttaagaatcacattgaatatatttaaaatttatgaatgatATTGCACTATGAACTAAAATCTAAGGACactttatataaatttaaagttttaaaacacattgcatgttaaattaaagtttatagattatttgtgtcatttttcataTCAATCCGTTTTAGACAGGTTGGCCCTAGATATAATTGATTGCCACATGTTTTAATTAGTTACATTGCATGTAATATAAATGTCTAAGGTATTAACAAGATATAATAAAATCCCCTTGGATAATTTCTTATAGGGTCTCGACATCTTTCCATTCACACATAAGTTACTCatattaatggaaaaaaaaaataatttccaatcaaaaaatcaattctttGTCCAAAATATCGGTAACTTTCTCTTAACTTACCGCTATTGATCCACTATTGTAAAATGGTCCATGTATATCTAAATTAGCCACTTGAATGGGTGATAGCGatattaagttaaattttttttatactacTAGAAACCCACGGGAAATGGATCTTTTAAATTcaatataatcaaaataaaacctAGTTAATCAGCAGTTGAAGCACATTACCCGCATTATCCTTTTTCTTGCAAATTTATGTGgttataaaacaaataaaagagaacacaaattattattatcatgcacatttggaaaattaattaataaaatggaaaaataaaaatatttacgtTCTgcgacttttttatttttattttttaatgcacGACCATCGCGGCCCAATTTCAATTCACCTTCCGCCGGAATTCTTCGCTGGCAAAACTCGCCGTTCCCCTCGATCCGTCGAACTCCCTGCgaatctccttctccttcttcgtctCTCCGGTCGCCGGAACCCTAAACAGCGGCGATGCTTCAGCACCAAATCTCGCAttcgccggcgaggctcggcctcacgaACCCCACCAGCTCCAGCTCGCCGTCCCTCTCGAACCCCAACCCCGCCAAATTCGCCGCCGCggtggccgccgccgcccaccaGCAGCCGCACCACCACCCCAACCTCCccccgcctcctcctccgccgccgcagccgccgccgccgccaccgtcccGGCCACCTCCTCCACCCTCCTGTCCCTCCTCC of the Eucalyptus grandis isolate ANBG69807.140 chromosome 10, ASM1654582v1, whole genome shotgun sequence genome contains:
- the LOC104423173 gene encoding pentatricopeptide repeat-containing protein At1g80150, mitochondrial, which encodes MLSLRPVRRFCHAAAVAATATIASNSSSPSAVSSHIYKAKTIEEPALLKLKSERDPDKLFHLFRANAHNRLVVENRFAFEDTVSRLAGAGRFDYIEQLLEQQKALPQGRREGFIVRIIMLYGKAGMVKHALNTFYDMHLFGCRRSVKSFNATLHVLIEARDLIAIEALLSEVPQRFSIELDIISLNIVIKAFCEMSFLDKAYLVMVEMEKSCIIPDIVTYTTLLSAAYKNNRWELGNGLWNLMVHKGCLPNLATFNARIQYLVNRRRAWNAHKMAALMNKIGINPDEVTYNLVIKGFFLAGYPEMAKRVYSALHGHGYRPNIKIYQTMIHYLCKGGDLDLAYSMCKDCMRKSWFPSVDSIIALLEGLKKSGQPGKAKMIIALARKKRPPFSEIQIDSFQSKLS